The Amycolatopsis viridis genome window below encodes:
- the aceA gene encoding isocitrate lyase — translation MAEQPNELQQEAAKLEQEWATNPRWKGVKRSYSAADVVKLRGSVVEEHTLARRGAEKLWNLLHSEDYIHALGALTGNQAVQQVRAGLKAIYLSGWQVAADANLAGQTYPDQSLYPANSVPAVVRRINNALGRADQINWAEGNTDIDWYAPIVADAEAGFGGPLNAFELMKGMIAAGAAGVHWEDQLASEKKCGHLGGKVLIPTKQHERTLNAARLAADVLNVPTLVVARTDAQAATLITSDVDERDQKYITGERTSEGFYKVRNGIEPCIDRGLAYAEYADLLWMETSTPDLEVARQYAEAIKAKYPDQMLAYNCSPSFNWRKHLDDATIAKFQRELGHMGYKFQFITLAGFHALNYSMFDLAHGYAREGMTAYVDLQEREFASEERGYTATKHQREVGTGWFDLVSTALNPESSTTALTGSTEEAQF, via the coding sequence ATGGCAGAGCAGCCCAACGAGTTGCAGCAGGAAGCCGCGAAGCTGGAGCAGGAGTGGGCGACCAACCCGCGGTGGAAGGGCGTCAAGCGCTCCTACAGCGCGGCCGACGTGGTGAAGCTGCGCGGCAGCGTCGTCGAGGAGCACACGCTCGCCCGCCGCGGCGCGGAGAAGCTCTGGAACCTGCTGCACAGCGAGGACTACATCCACGCGCTCGGCGCCCTGACCGGTAACCAGGCGGTTCAGCAGGTGCGGGCCGGCCTCAAGGCCATCTACCTGTCCGGCTGGCAGGTCGCGGCGGACGCGAACCTCGCCGGGCAGACCTACCCGGACCAGAGCCTGTACCCGGCCAACTCGGTTCCCGCCGTCGTCCGCCGCATCAACAACGCGCTCGGCCGCGCCGACCAGATCAACTGGGCCGAGGGCAACACCGATATCGACTGGTACGCGCCGATCGTCGCCGACGCGGAGGCCGGCTTCGGTGGCCCGCTGAACGCGTTCGAGCTGATGAAGGGCATGATCGCCGCCGGCGCCGCGGGCGTGCACTGGGAGGACCAGCTCGCGTCCGAGAAGAAGTGCGGCCACCTCGGCGGCAAGGTGCTCATCCCGACCAAGCAGCACGAGCGCACCCTGAACGCGGCTCGCCTGGCCGCGGACGTGCTGAACGTGCCGACCCTGGTCGTGGCCCGCACCGACGCGCAGGCCGCCACGCTGATCACCAGCGACGTCGACGAGCGCGACCAGAAGTACATCACCGGTGAGCGCACCTCCGAGGGCTTCTACAAGGTCCGCAACGGCATCGAGCCGTGCATCGACCGCGGCCTGGCTTACGCCGAGTACGCCGACCTGCTGTGGATGGAGACCTCCACGCCGGACCTCGAGGTCGCCCGCCAGTACGCCGAGGCGATCAAGGCGAAGTACCCGGACCAGATGCTCGCCTACAACTGCTCGCCGTCGTTCAACTGGCGCAAGCACCTGGACGACGCGACCATCGCGAAGTTCCAGCGGGAGCTGGGCCACATGGGCTACAAGTTCCAGTTCATCACGCTGGCCGGCTTCCACGCCCTGAACTACTCGATGTTCGACCTGGCGCACGGCTACGCCCGGGAGGGCATGACCGCCTACGTCGACCTGCAGGAGCGCGAGTTCGCTTCGGAGGAGCGCGGCTACACCGCCACGAAGCACCAGCGCGAGGTCGGCACCGGCTGGTTCGACCTGGTCAGCACTGCGCTGAACCCGGAGAGCTCGACCACCGCGCTCACCGGTTCCACCGAAGAAGCCCAGTTCTAG
- the aceB gene encoding malate synthase A, whose product MSHRFTSQIEVAGPAGERYDEILTPAALAFIAQLDNEFAGRRCELLDERRLRREKLASGEEPLDFRPETRWIRNDDSWHVAPAAPGLEDRRVEITGPTDRKMTVNALNSGAKVWLADFEDATSPTWPNVIGGQLNLYDAIRRNIDFTTESGKRYTIGDNPATIVVRPRGWHLVEKHLRIDGRPVSASLVDFGLYLFHNARQLLARGSGPYFYLPKLENHLEARLWNDVFRFAQQELGIPQGTIRATVLIETITAAFEMDEILYELREHAAGLNAGRWDYIFSIIKNFGDAGADFVLPDRAQVTMTAPFMRAYTELLVQTCHKRGAHAIGGMAAFIPSKDPEANALAFEQVRQDKEREAHDGFDGSWVAHPGLVPVCREVFDEELGGWPNQLGRLREDVSVTAADLLNVASAGGEVTEKGLRSNINIALRYVDSWLRGTGAAAIFNLMEDAATAEIARAQVWQWIRNGTKLDDGTAITPELVRSMLDEELAGIRADLGAEAKLDDAREIFVETALGEKLPNFLTTGAYARYLTDLV is encoded by the coding sequence ATGTCTCACAGGTTCACCTCGCAGATCGAGGTCGCCGGCCCGGCCGGCGAGCGGTACGACGAGATCCTCACCCCGGCGGCGCTGGCCTTCATCGCGCAGCTGGACAACGAGTTCGCCGGACGGCGGTGCGAACTGCTCGACGAGCGGCGGCTGCGGCGGGAGAAGCTCGCCAGCGGCGAGGAGCCCCTCGACTTCCGCCCGGAGACCCGGTGGATCCGCAACGACGACTCCTGGCACGTGGCGCCCGCGGCACCCGGCCTGGAGGACCGCCGCGTGGAGATCACCGGCCCGACCGACCGCAAGATGACCGTGAACGCGCTGAACTCCGGCGCGAAGGTGTGGCTGGCCGACTTCGAGGACGCGACCTCGCCGACCTGGCCGAATGTCATCGGCGGGCAGCTGAACCTGTACGACGCCATCCGGCGCAACATCGACTTCACCACCGAGTCGGGCAAGCGGTACACGATCGGCGACAACCCGGCGACCATCGTGGTCCGGCCGCGGGGCTGGCACCTGGTCGAGAAGCACCTGCGCATCGACGGCCGGCCGGTCTCGGCCAGCCTGGTGGACTTCGGGCTCTACCTGTTCCACAACGCGCGCCAGCTGCTGGCGCGGGGCAGCGGGCCGTACTTCTACCTGCCCAAGCTGGAGAACCACCTGGAGGCGCGGCTGTGGAACGACGTGTTCCGCTTCGCGCAGCAGGAACTGGGCATCCCGCAGGGCACGATCAGGGCGACCGTCCTGATCGAGACGATCACCGCGGCCTTCGAGATGGACGAGATCCTCTACGAGCTGCGGGAGCACGCGGCCGGCCTGAACGCCGGGCGCTGGGACTACATCTTCAGCATCATCAAGAACTTCGGGGACGCGGGCGCGGACTTCGTCCTGCCTGACCGCGCCCAGGTGACGATGACCGCGCCGTTCATGCGCGCGTACACCGAGCTGCTGGTCCAGACCTGCCACAAGCGCGGTGCGCACGCCATCGGCGGCATGGCGGCCTTCATCCCGAGCAAGGACCCGGAGGCGAACGCGCTGGCGTTCGAGCAGGTCCGGCAGGACAAGGAGCGCGAGGCGCACGACGGGTTCGACGGCTCGTGGGTCGCGCACCCCGGTCTGGTGCCGGTCTGCCGCGAGGTCTTCGACGAGGAGCTGGGCGGGTGGCCGAACCAGCTCGGCCGGCTGCGCGAGGACGTCTCGGTGACCGCCGCGGATCTGCTGAACGTCGCCAGTGCGGGTGGCGAAGTCACCGAGAAGGGTCTGCGGTCCAACATCAACATCGCTCTGCGCTATGTGGACTCGTGGCTGCGGGGGACGGGCGCTGCGGCGATCTTCAACCTGATGGAGGACGCGGCGACCGCGGAGATCGCCCGGGCGCAGGTGTGGCAGTGGATCCGCAACGGCACGAAGCTCGACGACGGCACCGCGATCACCCCGGAACTGGTCCGGTCCATGCTGGACGAGGAGCTCGCGGGGATCCGCGCCGACCTGGGTGCGGAGGCCAAACTGGACGACGCGCGGGAGATCTTCGTCGAGACGGCTCTCGGCGAGAAGCTGCCGAACTTCCTCACCACCGGTGCGTACGCGCGTTATCTGACCGATCTGGTGTAG
- a CDS encoding nitroreductase/quinone reductase family protein: MAKSAEEKKRAADAFHRLINPVTRRMPGQVVLETIGRRSGVPHQTPVGGKVAGDSFWFVAGDGRHAAYVRNIEANPKVRVRLGRTWRAGTAHLLPDDNPDERLKTLPSFNSWVVRRLGIAPLTVRVDLD, from the coding sequence GTGGCGAAGAGCGCAGAGGAGAAGAAGCGGGCGGCGGACGCGTTCCACCGGCTGATCAACCCGGTGACCAGGCGCATGCCCGGGCAGGTGGTGCTCGAGACGATCGGGCGCCGCAGCGGCGTGCCCCATCAGACCCCGGTCGGTGGGAAGGTTGCCGGGGACTCGTTCTGGTTCGTGGCGGGCGACGGCCGGCACGCGGCCTACGTCCGCAACATCGAGGCGAACCCCAAGGTGCGGGTGCGGCTGGGCCGGACCTGGCGCGCCGGCACGGCTCACCTGCTGCCGGACGACAACCCGGACGAGCGGTTGAAGACACTGCCGTCGTTCAACAGCTGGGTCGTGCGCCGCCTGGGGATCGCGCCGCTGACCGTGCGGGTCGACCTGGACTAG
- a CDS encoding short-chain fatty acyl-CoA regulator family protein, with translation MEKTFAGAKLRHLRESRSMSQADLARLLEISPSYLNQIEHNSRPLTVPVLLRITEAFGVDTEFFANNDTSRLVADVREALLDEAIGIDATTSELNELAKNLPTIAQALVRLHRSYRAAVESTAALVTENGLGPHGSAAAPLPHEEVRDFFYERENYVAELDERAERMAEDIGLRRGAVHNTLQERLANHYGVQVTSEGIDEAAGQQHRYSPDAKILRLAPSLRVGQRAFRMASQIALLEYDDLITELADSWAFSGPAARSLARVGLANYFAGALILPYGPFLSTAESFRYDIERLCDHFGVGFETVCHRLSTLQRPKRRGVPFSFVRVDRAGNMSKRQSAAGFHFSRVGGSCPLWNVYEAFSSPGKILTQIATLPDGKSYFWIARTVSRNIGGYGSPGKMFSVGLGCELRHAGRLIYSTGLDLDARAAATPIGMGCKVCERPACPQRAFPTIGKQLTVDENTSTFVPYPAVPKG, from the coding sequence GTGGAGAAGACTTTCGCCGGCGCGAAGCTGCGCCACCTGCGGGAGAGCCGGTCGATGAGCCAGGCGGACCTGGCCAGGTTGCTCGAAATCAGCCCCAGCTACCTCAACCAGATCGAGCACAACTCGCGTCCCTTGACCGTTCCGGTGCTGCTGCGGATCACCGAGGCGTTCGGCGTCGACACCGAGTTCTTCGCCAACAACGACACCAGCCGCCTGGTCGCCGACGTGCGCGAAGCCCTGCTCGACGAGGCGATCGGCATCGACGCGACGACCAGCGAGCTCAACGAGCTGGCGAAGAACCTGCCCACGATCGCGCAGGCCCTGGTCCGGCTGCACCGCAGCTACCGGGCGGCGGTGGAGAGCACGGCCGCGCTGGTCACCGAGAACGGCCTGGGGCCGCACGGCAGCGCCGCCGCCCCCCTGCCGCACGAGGAGGTCCGCGACTTCTTCTACGAGCGGGAGAACTACGTCGCCGAGCTGGACGAACGCGCCGAACGCATGGCCGAGGACATCGGCCTGCGGCGCGGAGCCGTGCACAACACCCTGCAGGAGCGGCTCGCCAACCACTACGGCGTGCAGGTGACCAGTGAGGGCATCGACGAGGCCGCCGGGCAGCAGCACCGCTACTCCCCGGACGCGAAGATCCTGCGGCTCGCGCCGAGCCTGCGCGTCGGCCAGCGGGCGTTCCGGATGGCTTCGCAGATCGCGCTGCTCGAGTACGACGACCTGATCACCGAGCTCGCCGACTCGTGGGCGTTCTCCGGCCCGGCGGCCCGGTCGCTGGCCCGGGTGGGGCTGGCCAACTACTTCGCCGGGGCGCTGATCCTGCCGTACGGGCCGTTCCTGTCGACGGCGGAGAGCTTCCGCTACGACATCGAGCGGCTGTGCGACCACTTCGGAGTCGGCTTCGAGACGGTGTGCCACCGCCTGTCCACCCTCCAGCGGCCGAAGCGGCGCGGCGTGCCGTTCTCCTTCGTGCGGGTGGACCGCGCGGGCAACATGTCGAAGCGGCAGTCGGCGGCCGGCTTCCACTTCTCCCGCGTCGGCGGTTCGTGCCCGCTGTGGAACGTCTACGAGGCGTTCAGCTCGCCCGGCAAGATCCTCACCCAGATCGCGACGCTGCCGGACGGCAAGAGCTACTTCTGGATCGCGCGGACGGTGTCGCGCAACATCGGCGGGTACGGCAGCCCGGGCAAGATGTTCAGCGTCGGGCTCGGCTGCGAACTCCGCCACGCCGGCCGGCTGATCTACTCGACGGGCCTGGACCTGGACGCCAGGGCGGCTGCCACGCCGATCGGCATGGGCTGCAAGGTGTGCGAGCGCCCGGCCTGCCCGCAGCGCGCGTTCCCGACGATCGGCAAACAGCTCACGGTCGACGAGAACACCAGCACCTTCGTCCCGTACCCGGCGGTGCCCAAGGGCTAG
- a CDS encoding acyltransferase yields the protein MTSMWGSPVLSRVQAWRRARRDPRQARFLTAESLRWVLRNRAYTPWYLVRYWRLFKFRLANPHIILRGMVFLGKDVEIHCRPGYGRLEIGRWVHIGDGNAIRCHEGSLRIGDKAVFGRQNVINCYLDIELGAATLVADWVYICDFDHVTADINLPIKDQGIVKTPVRIGPDTWIGTKVSVLRGTRVGRGCVLGAHAVVRGDIPDYAIAVGSPARVVRDRRADYEADAARREAVADMARKASKALQKTLEQH from the coding sequence ATGACATCGATGTGGGGATCGCCGGTGCTGTCCCGGGTGCAGGCGTGGCGCCGCGCCCGGCGCGACCCGCGGCAGGCGAGGTTCCTGACCGCCGAGTCCCTGCGCTGGGTTCTCCGCAACCGGGCCTACACGCCCTGGTACCTCGTGCGGTACTGGCGGCTGTTCAAGTTCCGGCTCGCCAACCCGCACATCATCCTGCGCGGCATGGTCTTCCTCGGCAAGGACGTGGAGATCCACTGCCGGCCCGGGTACGGCCGCCTGGAGATCGGCCGCTGGGTGCACATCGGCGACGGCAACGCCATCCGCTGCCACGAAGGTTCGCTGCGGATCGGCGACAAGGCGGTCTTCGGGCGCCAGAACGTCATCAACTGCTACCTCGACATCGAGCTCGGCGCGGCGACCCTGGTGGCCGACTGGGTCTACATCTGTGACTTCGACCACGTCACGGCGGACATCAACCTGCCGATCAAGGACCAGGGCATCGTGAAGACCCCGGTCCGGATCGGACCGGACACCTGGATCGGCACCAAGGTGTCGGTCCTCCGCGGGACCCGCGTCGGCCGCGGCTGCGTGCTCGGCGCCCACGCGGTCGTGCGCGGTGACATCCCGGACTACGCCATCGCGGTCGGCTCCCCGGCCCGCGTGGTGCGGGACCGGCGGGCCGACTACGAAGCCGACGCCGCCCGTCGCGAGGCCGTCGCGGACATGGCCCGCAAGGCGAGCAAGGCGCTCCAGAAAACGCTCGAACAGCACTAG
- a CDS encoding MarR family winged helix-turn-helix transcriptional regulator, whose translation MRDLAENLMTTTAGLRRVVRRRVRETLPHAPLRAGQVELLRVVESHPGIGVAAAARALHLAGNSVSTLVNQLVDAGLLERRADPADRRAARLELTGAARTRLASWRRTRTGFVASAVATLSSADRDAIEAALPALGRLIDALQEEK comes from the coding sequence GTGCGGGACCTGGCCGAGAACCTCATGACGACCACCGCCGGACTGCGGCGGGTGGTGCGGCGCCGGGTGCGGGAAACCCTGCCGCACGCTCCCCTGCGCGCCGGTCAGGTCGAATTGCTCCGCGTGGTCGAGAGCCACCCCGGTATCGGCGTCGCCGCGGCCGCGCGAGCGTTGCACCTGGCCGGCAACTCGGTGAGCACGCTGGTCAACCAGCTCGTCGACGCCGGCCTGCTGGAGCGGCGCGCCGACCCCGCCGACCGGCGCGCGGCCCGCCTCGAGCTCACCGGCGCAGCCCGGACGAGGCTGGCGAGCTGGCGCCGCACGCGCACCGGGTTCGTCGCGTCGGCGGTCGCCACCCTGTCGTCCGCGGACCGCGACGCGATCGAGGCCGCGCTCCCCGCACTCGGCCGGCTGATCGACGCACTCCAGGAGGAGAAATGA
- a CDS encoding S1 family peptidase, which yields MIPVVRRFTRSMAALAAVIAACAVAPAAQAEPGVVGGVPANIADYPFTVALTDPSGLQFCGGTLVAPDKVLTAAHCAQGESPSALRVVSGRTRLSGRDGTVSTVSHVWVHPKFKDATKGYDVAVLSLTQPVSGQPLPLATKDDPGYQAGTEATILGWGNTAPMGDSSDVLLKATVPITSDDYCAKAYSQYIPTAMVCAGYPQGGVDTCQGDSGGPLVAGGHLIGVVSWGEGCAEPGKPGVYARVGSYHDELQAQLTPPEVLP from the coding sequence ATGATCCCTGTAGTCCGCCGTTTCACCCGTTCGATGGCCGCGCTGGCAGCCGTGATCGCCGCGTGTGCCGTCGCGCCGGCCGCACAGGCGGAGCCGGGGGTCGTGGGTGGCGTACCCGCGAACATCGCCGACTACCCGTTCACCGTGGCGCTGACCGATCCCTCCGGCCTCCAGTTCTGCGGTGGCACGCTGGTCGCGCCGGACAAGGTGCTGACGGCGGCGCACTGCGCACAGGGGGAGAGCCCGTCCGCGCTGCGGGTCGTGAGCGGTCGGACGCGCCTGAGCGGACGCGACGGCACAGTGTCCACTGTGTCCCACGTCTGGGTGCACCCGAAGTTCAAGGACGCCACGAAGGGCTACGACGTGGCCGTGCTGTCCCTGACGCAACCGGTGTCCGGGCAGCCGCTGCCACTGGCCACGAAGGACGATCCCGGTTACCAGGCGGGTACGGAGGCGACGATCCTGGGGTGGGGCAACACGGCGCCGATGGGCGACTCGTCGGACGTCCTGCTGAAGGCCACGGTCCCCATCACGAGCGACGACTATTGTGCGAAGGCCTACTCGCAGTACATCCCCACGGCGATGGTGTGCGCGGGTTACCCGCAGGGCGGGGTGGACACCTGCCAGGGTGACTCCGGAGGTCCCCTGGTGGCCGGCGGGCACCTTATCGGCGTCGTCTCCTGGGGCGAGGGCTGTGCCGAACCGGGGAAGCCCGGCGTCTATGCCCGCGTGGGCTCCTACCACGACGAACTGCAAGCGCAACTGACCCCGCCGGAGGTGCTGCCTTAA
- a CDS encoding nucleoside hydrolase, with the protein MPLPLIIDTDPGVDDAFAIAVAALSEDVDLLGITTVFGNVPLEATTLNARRVLALCGRADVPVAAGAARPLVHAQLRRASHVHGPDGLSGRSATLPEPHRAVEPGGAVRLLVSLLEAAEEPVTIAPIGPLTNIALLLAAHPQVREKIGRIVIMGGGLAGGNSTGAAEFNIWSDPEAARRVLVEETVPCVLVPMDLTYRCAVDSAWLGELAASGPVGAALAALTPDYRAHYRTALGWDGIVLHDAVAVAEAIRPGILRTERYPVEVECSLGPARGATLVDRRRQALRADAEGDVVPGRVEIAVDTDLDGLRAFILERLARS; encoded by the coding sequence ATGCCGCTCCCGTTGATCATCGATACGGACCCGGGCGTGGACGACGCCTTCGCGATCGCCGTGGCGGCGCTGAGCGAGGACGTGGATCTGCTCGGGATCACCACGGTGTTCGGCAACGTCCCGCTCGAGGCGACCACGCTCAACGCCCGCCGGGTACTGGCGTTGTGCGGGCGTGCCGACGTGCCGGTGGCCGCCGGTGCCGCGCGCCCGCTGGTGCACGCCCAGCTGCGGCGGGCCAGTCACGTGCACGGCCCGGACGGGCTGTCCGGGCGTTCGGCGACGCTGCCCGAGCCGCACCGGGCGGTGGAGCCGGGCGGCGCGGTGCGCCTGCTGGTGTCGCTGCTCGAGGCGGCCGAGGAGCCGGTGACGATCGCGCCGATCGGCCCGTTGACGAACATCGCGCTGCTGCTGGCCGCGCACCCGCAGGTGCGGGAGAAGATCGGCCGGATCGTGATCATGGGTGGCGGCCTGGCCGGTGGCAACTCGACCGGCGCGGCGGAGTTCAACATCTGGAGCGACCCGGAGGCGGCGCGGCGGGTGCTGGTCGAGGAGACCGTGCCGTGCGTGCTGGTGCCGATGGACCTGACGTACCGGTGCGCGGTGGACAGCGCGTGGCTGGGCGAGCTCGCCGCGTCCGGCCCGGTCGGTGCCGCGCTGGCGGCCCTGACCCCGGACTACCGGGCGCACTACCGCACAGCTCTCGGCTGGGACGGGATCGTGCTGCACGACGCAGTCGCGGTCGCCGAGGCGATCCGGCCCGGCATCCTGCGCACCGAGCGGTATCCGGTGGAGGTCGAGTGCTCGCTGGGTCCGGCGCGCGGCGCGACACTGGTCGACCGGCGGCGGCAGGCGCTGCGCGCGGACGCGGAGGGCGACGTGGTGCCGGGCCGGGTCGAGATCGCGGTGGACACCGACCTGGACGGCCTGCGCGCGTTCATCCTGGAGCGACTGGCCCGGAGCTGA
- a CDS encoding ABC transporter ATP-binding protein, with protein sequence MTTPAVRCAGLRHAFGDTVAVDGVDLEIPAGQVFGLLGPNGAGKTTTIRMITTLLPVRTGTVEVFGLDVTRRKMAVRRLIGYVPQQLSADGSLSGRENVSLFARLFDVPRRERAEQVRIALGAVGLLDDADRTAATYSGGMIRRLELAQALVSSPRLLILDEPTIGLDPVARSGVWERIGQVRAETGMTVLVTTHYMEEAEQYCEQVALMHRGRVRALGSPADLRAQLGPGSTLDDVFRAVTGDAFDDTDKGGMRGVRAARRTARRLG encoded by the coding sequence ATGACCACACCCGCGGTGCGCTGCGCCGGCCTCCGGCACGCCTTCGGCGATACCGTCGCCGTCGACGGCGTCGACCTGGAGATCCCGGCCGGTCAGGTGTTCGGGCTGCTCGGCCCCAACGGGGCCGGCAAGACCACGACGATCCGGATGATCACCACCCTGCTGCCGGTCCGGACCGGCACGGTCGAGGTCTTCGGGCTCGACGTCACCCGCCGGAAGATGGCGGTGCGGCGGTTGATCGGCTACGTCCCGCAACAACTCTCCGCCGACGGCTCGCTCAGCGGCCGGGAGAACGTGTCGTTGTTCGCGCGCCTGTTCGACGTCCCCCGGCGTGAGCGCGCGGAACAGGTCCGCATCGCGCTCGGCGCCGTGGGCCTGCTCGACGACGCCGACCGCACGGCCGCGACGTACTCCGGTGGCATGATCCGCCGCCTCGAACTCGCGCAGGCGCTGGTCAGCTCGCCGCGGCTGCTCATCCTGGACGAGCCGACCATCGGGCTCGACCCGGTGGCCCGCAGCGGTGTCTGGGAGCGCATCGGGCAGGTTCGCGCCGAGACCGGGATGACGGTCCTGGTCACCACGCACTACATGGAGGAGGCCGAGCAGTACTGCGAGCAGGTCGCGCTCATGCACCGCGGCCGCGTCCGCGCCCTGGGCAGCCCCGCGGACCTGCGGGCGCAGCTGGGTCCGGGGTCCACTTTGGACGACGTCTTCCGGGCGGTCACCGGTGACGCGTTCGACGACACCGACAAGGGAGGGATGCGAGGTGTCCGCGCCGCTCGACGCACCGCCCGCCGCCTGGGCTGA
- a CDS encoding NADPH-dependent FMN reductase has product MTKIFRILAVSGSTRAGSANSAMLATARAVAPDGAVVDIYEGLRSLPHFDPDDDRDPLPAAVADLRGRLTEADAVLLCTPEYAGALPGSFKNLLDWAVGSAAMDAKPVAWINVSSSITGAAGAHASLRTVLGYLGTRIVEDACVHIPVRRDAVGADGLIHDDAVRDQVRAALIALATT; this is encoded by the coding sequence ATGACGAAGATCTTCCGGATCCTGGCGGTCAGCGGGAGCACGCGGGCGGGCTCGGCCAACTCCGCGATGCTCGCGACCGCGCGGGCCGTCGCACCCGACGGCGCGGTGGTGGACATCTACGAGGGACTGCGGTCACTGCCGCACTTCGATCCGGATGACGACCGGGATCCGTTGCCGGCGGCCGTCGCCGACCTGCGCGGGCGGCTGACGGAAGCGGACGCGGTGCTGTTGTGCACCCCGGAGTACGCGGGCGCGCTGCCCGGGTCCTTCAAGAACCTCCTCGACTGGGCGGTCGGCTCGGCGGCGATGGACGCCAAGCCGGTGGCGTGGATCAACGTGTCGTCCTCGATCACCGGCGCCGCCGGGGCGCACGCGTCGCTGCGCACTGTGCTCGGCTACCTGGGAACGCGGATCGTCGAAGACGCGTGCGTGCACATCCCCGTGCGACGGGACGCGGTCGGCGCGGACGGGCTCATCCACGACGATGCCGTGCGCGACCAGGTGCGAGCAGCACTCATCGCGCTGGCAACCACCTGA
- a CDS encoding plasmid pRiA4b ORF-3 family protein, producing MSTGISTLASQCRALSRTRALASWVGDGRPVTPKGVLRPADVPSVAGVLGVEVGEKVRSAADVVTIHRPWVAAEGAGLIEVGVEEAVARPAHDDPAQLWLKGLDAVLRAESADPRRRGAFALCRAVLTALANGPLLDDLVFSVHRLLKGSEDAHAVAASFGGTQPFPLDAALDVLTEFGALDGDRKVTPLGQWALDEWAAREPRPVTPDLPAGHLLNRLAPLPADEAWHQALRWFEGRRPVDGAAQLLHAAEFASPVERVAAVEVTAGFGDEVLPAWHSALSYRNVRPHAAAMLAMFDEGPGLTGAERRRMVTEYALSARERSGVEEAYHYVRDRGGLDALEPEATALRRELAAFAASVRLSVYQLKITVTGRKPPRWWRLLIPASVTLGVLAEALDAAGEEHLFEADGVRYADPFFGLGEDRDSHDVRLSHVLVRPGTSLQFVLGGAEHVVTCEKILDPDPNADYPRCTSVSKSGESVSSRNRRLAAIRIPHPAQP from the coding sequence GTGAGTACCGGAATCTCCACCTTGGCCAGTCAGTGCCGCGCACTCTCCCGCACCAGGGCGCTGGCGAGCTGGGTCGGCGATGGGAGACCCGTTACGCCCAAAGGAGTTCTGCGCCCCGCCGACGTGCCCTCGGTCGCCGGGGTGCTGGGCGTCGAGGTGGGCGAGAAGGTGCGGTCGGCAGCGGACGTCGTCACGATCCACCGCCCGTGGGTGGCCGCGGAAGGCGCCGGGCTGATCGAAGTCGGCGTCGAGGAGGCGGTCGCCCGGCCCGCGCACGACGACCCGGCGCAGTTGTGGCTCAAGGGCCTGGACGCGGTGCTGCGCGCGGAATCGGCCGACCCGCGGCGCCGGGGGGCGTTCGCGTTGTGCCGCGCGGTGCTCACGGCACTGGCCAACGGGCCGCTGCTCGACGATCTGGTGTTCTCGGTGCACCGGCTGCTCAAGGGCAGCGAGGACGCCCACGCCGTCGCGGCGAGTTTCGGCGGCACCCAGCCGTTCCCGCTGGACGCGGCGCTCGACGTGCTCACCGAGTTCGGCGCCCTCGACGGGGACCGGAAGGTCACGCCGCTGGGCCAGTGGGCGCTGGACGAGTGGGCCGCGCGGGAACCGCGCCCGGTCACACCCGATCTACCGGCCGGGCACCTGCTGAACCGTCTCGCGCCGCTGCCCGCCGACGAGGCGTGGCACCAGGCGCTGCGCTGGTTCGAGGGCCGGCGGCCGGTGGACGGCGCGGCGCAACTGCTGCACGCCGCCGAGTTCGCCTCGCCCGTCGAACGCGTCGCGGCCGTCGAGGTGACCGCCGGCTTCGGTGACGAGGTGCTGCCGGCGTGGCACAGCGCCCTGAGCTACCGCAACGTCCGGCCGCACGCCGCCGCGATGCTGGCGATGTTTGACGAGGGTCCTGGGCTGACCGGAGCGGAGCGCCGGCGCATGGTCACCGAGTACGCGTTGTCCGCGCGGGAGCGCAGCGGGGTCGAGGAGGCGTACCACTACGTCCGCGACCGGGGCGGGCTGGACGCGCTGGAGCCGGAAGCCACGGCGTTGCGGCGCGAGCTCGCCGCCTTCGCCGCCTCGGTGCGGCTCAGCGTGTACCAGCTGAAGATCACGGTGACGGGCCGCAAGCCACCGCGGTGGTGGCGGTTGCTGATCCCGGCGAGCGTGACGCTCGGCGTGCTGGCCGAAGCGCTCGACGCGGCCGGCGAGGAGCACCTGTTCGAAGCCGACGGTGTGCGGTACGCGGACCCGTTCTTCGGCCTCGGCGAGGACCGGGACTCCCACGACGTCCGGCTGTCCCACGTGCTGGTGCGGCCGGGCACGAGCCTGCAGTTCGTCCTCGGCGGCGCCGAGCACGTGGTGACGTGCGAGAAGATCCTCGACCCGGATCCGAACGCGGACTACCCGCGTTGCACGAGCGTGTCCAAGAGCGGGGAAAGCGTTTCCTCGCGCAACCGCCGTCTCGCCGCGATCCGGATCCCGCACCCCGCCCAGCCCTGA